One Punica granatum isolate Tunisia-2019 chromosome 3, ASM765513v2, whole genome shotgun sequence genomic window carries:
- the LOC116201669 gene encoding uncharacterized protein LOC116201669, whose amino-acid sequence MARWDAILSLPVQNPPMLEFSAADLVWSKVEGWRDNIDRVALIPYARVDDFVKGESSNKDCPTSFHVEARRKRSRESTYKPKVDGILEYILYWCSFGPDDPREGGVIRPSRVYTTKKRNAGRPNTKTGCTCHFIVKRLIAEPSVALIIYNQDKHVDKKGLPCHGPQDKKAAGTRAMFAPYISEDLRLRVLSLLHVGVSVETIMQRHKELVERQGGPSNRDDLLTDRYVRRQELNIRRSTYELDPDDMTSIGMWVDSHRNCVFFYEGFSNSDPFTLGIQTEWQLQQMIRFGNRSLLVSDSRFGTNKLKYPLHSLLVFNSDNRAIPVAWIIAPRFANTDTHRWMRALYNRVQTKDSSWKLAGFIVDDPLADFLTIRDVFQCSVLLCFWRVRLAWHKNLIRRCRETEMRAEISKQLGQMADNICSGNGAVSLFEGFMDAFVDASDLVDYFKAVWYPRIGVWIAASKTLPLASHETCAAMEFYHRQLKLRLLNEKDTEVYRRADWLVHKLGTKVHAYFWLDEYSEKEHFARYKKEEWKSGLNSWRKSLTIPDSDVSIEGRCAKVTSQLDRDKVHVVWNPGSQFALCDCSWSEMGNLCEHVLKVMKVCRDKGSNDEMSVSMSKFRRALIGTLHYPPHDSLARDHAVSLALFVQMQLSPAISSKEQVPSGV is encoded by the exons ATGGCTAGGTGGGATGCGATTCTGTCCCTTCCAGTACAGAATCCCCCGATGCTGGAGTTTTCCGCCGCAGATCTTGTGTGGTCTAAGGTGGAAGGTTGGCGCGACAATATAGATAGAGTTGCCCTGATTCCGTATGCGAGAGTGGATGATTTTGTGAAGGGCGAGTCCTCAAACAAAGACTGCCCTACAAGTTTCCACGTTGAAGCGAGGAGGAAGAGGTCTCGAGAATCAACTTACAAACCCAAGGTTGATGGGATTCTTGAATACATACT GTATTGGTGTTCCTTTGGACCCGATGACCCCAGGGAAGGTGGCGTTATACGGCCCAGTCGGGTTTATACCACAAAGAAGAGAAATGCCGGTCGACCTAATACCAAGACAGGTTGCACTTGTCATTTTATTGTGAAACGCCTGATTGCTGAGCCATCGGTTGCTCTCATTATTTATAACCAGGATAAGCATGTGGATAAGAAAGGTCTCCCCTGCCACGGGCCACAGGACAAGAAGGCAGCTGGTACACGTGCCATGTTTGCCCCGTACATCTCAGAGGATCTTCGACTCCGTGTCCTGTCTCTGCTCCATGTTGGGGTTTCTGTGGAAACAATTATGCAGAGGCATAAAGAGCTAGTTGAGCGGCAAGGGGGCCCGAGCAATCGGGATGACCTCTTGACTGACAGGTATGTCCGGAGACAAGAGCTGAACATTCGGCGTTCCACATATGAGCTGGATCCAGATGATATGACCAGCATTGGCATGTGGGTGGATAGTCACCGGAACTGTGTCTTCTTTTATGAGGGGTTCTCCAATTCTGATCCATTCACACTGGGTATCCAGACAGAATGGCAGTTGCAGCAAATGATTCGCTTTGGTAATCGCAGCCTTCTAGTGTCTGACTCAAGATTTGGGACAAACAAATTGAAG TATCCTCTTCACAGCCTTCTTGTGTTCAATTCTGACAATAGGGCCATCCCTGTTGCATGGATTATAGCACCTAGATTTGCAAACACAGATACGCATAGATGGATGAGGGCCCTTTACAACAGAGTCCAAACAAAGGATTCCTCCTGGAAATTGGCAGGATTTATCGTGGATGATCCTCTAGCTGATTTCCTTACTATCAG GGATGTATTCCAGTGTTCCGTGTTGCTATGTTTCTGGCGTGTCCGTCTTGCATGGCACAAGAACTTGATAAGGAGATGTCGGGAAACTGAAATGCGTGCTGAGATATCAAAACAGCTTGGACAAATGGCTGACAATATCTGCAGTGGCAATGGAGCTGTGAGCTTGTTCGAAGGTTTCATGGATGCCTTTGTCGATGCCTCTGACTTAGTGGACTATTTTAAGGCCGTCTGGTATCCTAGAATTG GTGTCTGGATAGCTGCGTCAAAGACTCTTCCGCTTGCTAGCCATGAGACTTGTGCAGCAATGGAGTTTTACCACAGACAGCTGAAACTGAGATTACTGAATGAGAAAGACACCGAGGTCTATCGACGCGCTGATTGGTTGGTCCACAAGTTGGGCACGAAAGTGCATGCTTACTTTTGGCTCGATGAGTACTCAGAGAAGGAACACTTTGCACGGTACAAGAAAGAAGAATGGAAGAGTGGCCTCAACTCTTGGCGCAAATCATTGACAATTCCTGATTCCGATGTTTCCATTGAAGGAAGATGTGCTAAGGTGACCAGCCAACTTGATCGAGACAAGGTCCATGTTGTGTGGAACCCTGGATCCCAGTTTGCTTTGTGTGACTGCAGTTGGTCGGAAATGGGCAACCTATGTGAACACGTGCTTAAGGTAATGAAGGTTTGTCGTGATAAAGGGTCCAATGACGAGATGTCCGTTAGCATGTCCAAATTCAGGAGGGCCTTGATCGGGACACTCCATTACCCACCACATGATTCATTGGCACGCGATCATGCTGTGTCTTTGGCACTCTTTGTCCAAATGCAGCTAAGTCCTGCGATTAGTTCAAAAGAACAGGTACCCTCGGGAGTATGA
- the LOC116201672 gene encoding uncharacterized protein LOC116201672, whose amino-acid sequence MVGPSFDTCNLAPKPPRSSSTSASAIKFLCSYGGKILPRYPDGKLRYHGGETRVLAVNRSISFAELMVKMGELCGTTMSLRCQLPTEDLDALVSITSDEDLANLIEEYDRAASPLSCLKIRAFLSPPKSAKKISPPSSLASSSNSRSPSPSYRTTVGFTPRFSKPMMPKPVGFPVCMEKSAGKIPQHHGYGSPGHVYLVHNGNHWQ is encoded by the exons AAGCCTCCCCgctcctcctccacctccgCCTCCGCCATCAAGTTCCTCTGCAGCTACGGCGGTAAGATCCTCCCCCGTTACCCTGACGGCAAGCTCCGTTACCACGGCGGCGAGACCCGTGTCCTCGCTGTCAACCGCTCCATCTCTTTTGCTG AATTAATGGTGAAGATGGGGGAATTGTGTGGCACGACCATGTCTCTTCGGTGCCAGTTACCGACTGAAGATCTAGATGCTTTGGTGTCAATCACCTCCGATGAGGATTTGGCCAATCTCATCGAGGAGTACGATCGTGCAGCTTCTCCTCTTTCGTGTTTAAAGATCAGGGCATTCCTTTCGCCCCCCAAATCTGCCAAAAAAATCTCTCCTCCATCTTCACTCGCATCCTCATCGAATTCAAGGTCGCCTTCACCTTCTTATAGAACCACCGTTGGATTTACCCCGAGGTTCTCGAAGCCCATGATGCCCAAGCCTGTAGGTTTTCCTGTTTGCATGGAAAAGTCTGCTGGGAAGATTCCTCAGCATCATGGTTATGGAAGCCCTGGCCATGTCTACCTCGTGCACAACGGAAATCACTGGCAATAG